The genomic segment CAGCTCTGTCTCCTACAATGACAACACAGAGGTGCCACGCAAGTCTAGAAAACGCACCCCTCGCCAGCGGCCTGGCCCTAAGCCTGCTCCTCCAGAAGACAGCATGGATGTGTTTGATGCTGACAGCGCCAAGGCCCCTCACTTTGTCCTATCCCAGCTGGGCACAGACAAGACCAGTGCCATGGCCAGGTGGGGTGTCCCTTGTCCAAATGTGTATTCTGTCAGCATTTTAACTCAGAGTACCTCTGTCCCTCTGTAGGAATACAGTAAAGCtcatttaatttagtttcaTCTAGGGTAATTGAATTTCTGAAAGTCATATAAATGTCATCATGTGATTTTTGTTGCCTTGCAGCTCTCTTGAGTCAGGGACTGCAGTGAAGGGTGGGTCACTGTCTGCTCAGTTCCCACTGAAGAGTGATGGGAAGGAGCTAAAGATCCTGGTGCAGCCAGAGACCCAGCACAGAGCTCGCTATCTGACCGAGGGCAGCAGAGGTTCTGTCAAAGACCGCACACAGCAGGGATTCCCCACTGTCAAGGTTTGACGCAGAATACCACGGCTGCTTCCTGACGAAGACAAATATTAACACCAGTTGGAGCTGACTAAATAAGGCCATAAATACACAGGACAGGAGTGTGGAGTGCTGCGCGCCACAAGAGAATGCTTATGCCAGTTCAGACACATCAAAAGCATTCACTCATTAACCAATACCCATGAGCACATGTTTGTTTTGAGCTATttcaaatgctttattttataatgGGTAACCTAGTATATTCTGCATGGTACATAGTTTTTTGACAAATCAACAACAGACCCAATTTTCAGAGGGCAAACAGTTGAAAATCAGATCATCCTATAGAAACTCTACCTGTTACTGATAAATCGGCAGCAAAGAGAAGGAATCGTGCCTGCCCTTCATTCATTAATAAGGCACTTAACCCTTTTCTGCTCCACTGGGGCTGCTTAGTGGCCAACAGATAAAACTGTGGCTATGTTGAGCAGCTCCCAGTTGTTATTGTGTGTAAAGTATGAAGCACTCAACAAAACAACCCTGAAATTCATCAATGCACATGTATGATAACAACAGTAAGGTTGCTAGAAAGTTTATTATTGaacaaattcattttttttttctcttttgtgatATAATTGAAAATTTCCCATCTGCAGTGTATTTCCCttgtatatttttgtgataTCCATGCacagagaaagatgagaaaatAGATCTGACTCTTTCTGGCAACCCTGGCAAGCATCCACACATTACATTGCACTTTTCAGTATGCATGGTTTTTGTGTGCACTCCCGTTGCTTAACATGGATGCTTTTGTATTTTGCAATTACTCCATGACCAGTGTGCTTTGGGCTTAGAACAGCTTTATTCTTTAATAGTGTTATGTTTTCTATTATTAGTGAAGGTCAAggatatttacacattttccttattttattttatttttttccccagctgGAGGGTGTGACTGAACCAGTTGTGCTTCAGGTGTTTGTAGCGAATGATGCAGGCAGAGTGAAGCCTCACGGTTTCTACCAGGCATGCAGAGTGACAGGACGCAACACCACTGCCTGCAAGGAGGTGGACATAGAGGGCACCACTGTTATTGAGATCCCTCTGGAGCCCAGCAGTGACATGACACTCGCGTAAGGGGTTATTTTTTGTGGATAATTCGGGATCAGTTCATATTTAAACAGTGTTGATGTTTAAGAAGTACATAGTGTGCTTGTCATGTACTCCCCATCCTGTGTTGTTTCTACAGGGTGGACTGTGTAGGAATTTTGAAGCTGCGTAATGCAGATGTGGAGGCCCGTATTGGTGTGGCAGGGTCCAAGAAGAAGAGCACGCGTGCCAGGCTGGCCTTCAGAGTGAGCATCCCCCAACCTGATGGATCAGTCCTTACTCTACAGGTCCCCTCATCACCCATCCTCTGCAGTGAGTAGTTCAGGCATAACAGTCAACACCATGCTAAAGCTACAAAAGTAACTGCCACCACCAGGCTTCATGAGGCTAAATGCTTGGGAATGGTGTGTTTCCAGTGATGTCTGGTCTTTGGCTTTCGTCAAACGTAGCATTTAGGATGATGGCCTTagaactttctttctttttgtttcagagTCTTGCACATGCCCTCTGGCAAACACTAGCCCAGATATCATGTGAATGTTGATTCTTTGACTCCTCTGTCATTCTCCAGCCCAGCCAGCAGGAGTGCCAGAGATCCTGAAGAAGAGTCTTCACAGCTGCtcagtgagaggaggagatgaagttTTTATTATCGGAAAGAACTTCCTCAAAGGAACCAAAGTTATTTTTCAGGAGAACATTGCAGGTGCTGTAGCCAGCTTTGTGGTGACAGTGTTGTCCTTAGTTATGTAATTTGTGTAGATATGGGTTTCTGCATGTAAACCTCTGATGGatagaagaataaaaaaaatatttgttgttttatttgtagatGATAATTCCTGGCAAGCTGAGGCAAAGATTGACATGGACCTTTTCCATCAGGTAAATGCAACTGAAtgatatatatctttttttgtttctccttGAATAATATAAGCTGCCATGTCAAACCTGCCTGCTTTCATTGACCAAACTCTTCATgagattttacttaaaaatgtgattgcCCTTTTGGATCTCTGTTTTCCAGAACCATTTGATAGTGACAGTCCCTCCGTTCCACAACCAGTCAATCACTTCTCCAGTTTCTGTAGGAATTTTGGTGATGACCAATGCTGGTAGATCACATGACGCCCAGCCCTTTACCTACACTCCAGACTCAGGTACAGCCACTAGCTCAAGCACAGAGGTCACCTAGGTCATAATTTTCAGTCCACATGGGGATATTCTCTTTGGAATTGGAGGCCTCTTATAGGCAATGTTGTAAGATGTGTAGATGGGGCTTTATGATTATGGCTAATATGGTAATCCCATTTTGAAGATACTGTGATCGTATTATTATGAGGAAAAATGCTACCTGCATTGGCTGTATAAATGACTTGACTTTTTTTCAGTTACAGCAGATGCATTTAAATGCTGAAATGCCAGAATTCACAGAATCTTGCATCACAATACACCATTATAGGTTGATAATCTGTGAAGTACAAGGTATAGACTTCAAATCAAAGGCACAAAATTAATCCTGTGTTTCCAATCTTACCCCCAGCTGATAACTCAAATATCCAGACAGTAAAAACAGAGGGACCCTCCCTGGTCAAGACGTGTATATTTGATGGCCAGATAAAATCGATATCTTCTGAGCGAACTGACTGCTCTGGTCAGCCTTCCAAACGGCAAGAGGACACACCAATGGAAGTGTCTAGCAATCCACCACCCACAGATGTCTTTAAGGTAAGATACCATTCATTCTCAAGAAAGCAGAATCAAAATTTCAGAATTTTAGTTggttaacattttttgtttccccTGTTTTCTTAGCCATCCCCTGACCCTCTAGTCTCAGTACAGCAGACTCTGGAGCTCAGCTCTAGTCCTCATCCAGGTGGAGAATCCTTTCAGAGCCCAATGCCCCTACAACCTGAAGATGTGGAGCTTCCCCAGGCACCACCTGTCTTTCCTAGCCTAGAGTCTCTCAGCACCATACAAAAGCAAGACATTTCCCCCACAACCTCCTTTCCAGTGTCGGGAGATACTACAATCCCCCCTGTGACACCAGAAGTCCCTCAGCAATTCCTCAGAGACCCTCAGGACAGCCTGCCTCCTGAGAGTTCCAATAATAGTGGAGGGGTCGTAGTCGTGGCCATGCCCCAGATAGCAACTCCCTCTCAGCCCCAGCCACAACACTCACAGGTTCCCCTGTTCCCCCAGGAAGGGGTGGCCCAGCTGGAGAGGGCAGTAAGGGAGCTACAGGCTGGAGGTAACACCACGCTCCAGCAGGTGTTGGAGGCGGCTGTAGCCCAGCAGCAGCTGAACTCTGTGCTGTACAGCCCCACGCCCTCTGCAGACTCCCTTCAGCAGCACGTCCAGGAGAACATGAATAGCCTTAGATTGGGAACCACAGATAATTCACTATCGACACAGCAACAGCTACAgatacaacagcagcagcaacaacaacaacaacaacaacaacagatacAGCAACAGTTTCAACAGCATcaacaactgcagcaacaacagcaaatcCTTGGTAACCTTCAGcatcaacaacagcagcaacacttacagcagcaacagcagcaagtTCTTGGCAACATGCAGATCCAACAACAACTTATATTACAGCCACAAGACCAACagcaactgcagcagcagcagcaaatcaTGGAGAAtattcaacagcaacaacaacagttgCAACAAAATCAGCAACAGCAAGTCCTTAACAACCTCCAACTTCAGgatcagcaacaacaaaatcaaatacTTACCAATTTACAACAACATcagctacaacagcagcaacagcagcagcaaaatcaAGCGTTGAGCAActtacaacagcaacaacaactgcaagAGCAGCAGGTCTTGGAGAATTTACAGCAGCACCTTCAGGCTGAGTTGCTTCAGCCCCAGATCCATTCCTCCCCCCAAGTACAGCAGCCAGTGTCCCTCCTTCAACAGGCTGGAGATCTGCTCACCATTCAGACCAGCTTCCCAACACAGCCTCCATCTCATACATCTCCACCACAACAGCTCTTCCAATCGCCCAGGCCCCTGGCTGAGACCCAGGGCTCCCAACAGCAGGTCCAGGCTGCCCTGCTCCAGAATACTCTGACTGTTCTGACTAGTGGCAGTCTCAACTCAGAGCAGCAGTCCACAGGGTCAACCCTATACCTGTCCCCAAACCCTCAGccccaacaacagcaacagcagcagctggcaTTCATCTCATCCATGGAGACATCTAACAGCCAGCCCCAGTCTGTTGCAATGTTTCAGAACCAACCCCAAGCTCAGCTTTCCCAAATGCAGCAACAGAGCACCCCcatggagcagcagcagtctcCACAGCAGAACCAACAACAGCCACCACAGCTTCCAATGGGCCAGCAGGGCTCCTTGTTCCAAAGTATCCCAAACCACTCACAGGCTAACCCTGTCCCCCAGAACCAGCTTTCCCAACCCCAGCAGACAGGTCTGCTCCTCTGCACCACAGATCTAAACCCCCAGGCTATTCCCCCAACTCTTCTCTTCAGTACCCAGACCCAAGGCGCTTCTCCTATGGGGAGCATTAGCGTTGGAATCTCCCAGCCAGACCCAGCAGAGCCCATGTCCTTCCAAGACCAGAGCTCCTCAGGCAGCAACTCAACATCCACTGAGAACCAACAGCAGAGCCTGTTCCAGGAACAGCAGCCAATGCAAGTGGGGCCAAGTTCCAGCACTATCCAGAGCAGTCAACCCGTGGAGCTGTTCTTGCCACAGACATCGCTATCCAGCCTGCAGAGCACTATTGGCTCACAGGAGCTGAACAACCAGGCTCCAGCCCCTGGCGCAACCATCTTTGTGGTACAGGGTGGTGTGGGTGTGGTAGCCAACCCTGGCCAGCAGCCCCCAGAGCAGCTTTTCCAGACAGCTGTGGGTGGGAATGTGGCTCCACAAGGACAGGCCaacctgtttgtgtttggtaTCCAGAATGGTAAGATGATTTTGGTCTTCTCCACCTCTTAAGTACAGCAAATCAGAGTGAAGTACCTGTGTACTCTACCCATTGACATACCCAAATGCTTCCTGAGTTGCTCCAATGTCAGTGCCAATATGTTTACCTACTGTTTGATTATagtgattatttccattttctcttcctcccagaCTCGCCCCAGCTGCTCAATTCCTCCGGACCCACCCTGCCAGCTCAGAGCCAGCCCCAGAACTCCAGTCACATGCAACCTCTGTTGGACCAAGCTGCCTCCTCGATGCCAGCCACCATGCACAGCAGCTTACAGAACACCCTTCAGGCACAAATGCAGACCAGCCTACAGAATGcaatgcagacaaacacacaaacagctctgCAGTCCAGTTTACAGGCAGCCATAGAAACAAGCCTGCCAACTCCAATGCAGACCAATCTACAGACACAGATACAGAGCAGCTTACAGAATCAATTGCAGGCATCAATATCTGCATCGTCCAACATGGATAAAATTGAGGACCTACTGGAAAGTCTACAGAAACAGTGATAAATGTTTGGACCGTATGGGCACTAAGGAAATTGAGTGATATGTAGCAGAGAGTTATACATCCTTACATTAACAAACAGAATGGTGGTGTTTTGTGCTCATGCCACAAAACTtagaaaatttaaaatatttaagaatTAAATGCCCCttttaccaaaaaaaacaaaaaaaacaaaaaaaaaaaacaaccccccCCCATTATAAGATCATGTAACTCCTTGTTTTTATGGAATATTTATAATTACTTATAGCTTTCATACATCCATTGTCCTTGAATTGATGAATCCGCCTTGTTATTACCCCTCTTGCAGGATCAGAGAGGCCTGTAATAACTGCTTTATCCATCAGTCTCAgaaatgcagtgttttgtttgtgttttaataatgtgagcctaagaggaggaggaggagatgatgatgatgatgaacctACCAGGTTTGGTGGAAAAACTGGAAAGGGATAAAGAATGTCAGTGACAGGGAAACAGGGGAATAGTAATATGACAGAGATGTGTCTGTAAGAGTAGGCAAAGTAGATAAAACAGCTAGCCATGGAGTGAATATCAGATTGCACATAAGTGTCAGATATAGGCTGAATCTCATTTTGTGAGTGTATAAACTCCAAGCCTTCACTCTGAGAGGCAGTCTGTGAGATGTGTTTTAGTCTGTTCTGGAGTGACAGTGGAAATGGGGGCAGATTACCTgacataaaataattatatcACAACCACTCAATTTAAACTTCTTTTGCCATGGATAacgtcatttttttttttttttttttttttttacaattaattaaaCCTTGTGTTTGCATATGTCAACAATTTGACTAAAATTTACTCTAAGAgtaaaaactattaaattaagTACATTTGTAGAATGTTTTGCCTCCATCATATTTGCTGGCATGGCTGGAGTATGCACCTGAGCAGACtatcaggaggaggagagttaaATATTGATGTCAACTCCACAAAAACGAAATTAACTCACTCACCAAAATGGGTATCAATACATTCTGGTATTGCAGGGGTTTCCCCCATGTTCAGAAAGTGGAAGGACTATTAAAGGTGGgatatgcgattctggagaaatccaatatgtcttaacgttagctagtttgtgggttagcaaactgtcgctacaattgctgcgaagctaacatcCAGACAGGACGACACTTTTCCCAGAGCCGGCAAACCAGCTCCAgccagcgatactcacaactctcctgctgctaatgctaacatcacaataacagttttattttcagcgCACACTGAGcggacagtgaggagatattcgctgaatttgacaaaaagacgtgtattggattagaatcgcataccccacctttaaacacTTGCAAATGAGATTCAACCTGGTGAATAATGTGACTTGGCCTTTCATTTCAGCATCTCCCAGTGTTTTCACACATTTAGGCCTCATCACTGGGTTTGCAGAAGCTTTCTTGGTGAAATTGTAAGACTATATAGTGTGtgtatctttttgttttgaataagTTGGTAACCTTTACCAATTTGATGTGGATAGAAAGAAACTTTCCACTCGTGAAAATGGAGTGTTGTGTggttttataaacattttatcTCAAGCACTTTATAACCTCTAGCTAATCCTTATATTCGTCCACAGCTCTCTACTGACCCAGCTGAATTTGTACTGGAAATGTCcagttaaaaaacaagaaaaactgaaaaaaacataaagcagtTGTCTTTGTAAAGGTAAATACATCTTAACcaagcatttttacattttctcatgAATATTTTTGAGGTCTAGGACAACTTTGTATAGAATGTCTGCTCACTGTTGAATTCCTCTTTGTATTCAGTCTCAGTGGTCCGGTCAagtctgtcaaaaaaaaaaaaaaaaacagccattcCCACAAAagcattgtcatttttcagtgttGGAGTGGTAAGTAGGcctttgtgttttacaaacaaCCTAAAATACTGATTCATTTAGTTTGTGCATTGAAATGAAGGATTTTCATCTTATTGCTATTTGTACTATTTACTGTTCAATCTGTCACTTGAGACTGTTTTACCTTGTGttgtattaaatatttaagtttttgtCTCAGTGTTGGTACCGTGTGCAGGCTGGCGCCATGTGAAGTTGGCATCCAGTACCCGTCCCTTGTGTTGTGAACAGGGGGCTCACTGGTAAATGAAATCTCTGTTACATAGAGGCCGCCATTTTGATTCTATCTATGGTGCTATGTGCAGGAGTGATGTGCACTTCTAATGTGATGTTAGTACACAACAGTTTATATTTACATCAATAGCACTGACATTAATTGTTAGTTTTGAAGCAGAGTTCAGTCTAGAGAGCTGGCTGCTGTTGTGGGGTCAGACTGGAGTGCATCCAGGCATACCAAAGCTCCTGTTGTGACTCGCCATCATCTTGTCTCATGCTCGTCCTTGTAAACGCTCTCATTATGTTTACTCATTTAAATTATGCAGCTCTTACATGGATAGCAATtcagcatgttttattttaagtacAAGATTTATAAAAGATATGTAAAGGTACTTTGTTTCATGGATCATCTCTCATTAACATTTCCACCAATTTGATACTTTACATTTCTCATTACATTATTCTATTTCTTTGATGCAAAATAACACTGCTGTACTTTCCATATCTACAACAGTAGCCAATTTGGCATTATCAAAAAGCcaatttttgaaaataattcaaatgttAGAATAGCATTGCTCACATatgcatttgtttacattttcatagtCATACTATTTTGTCCTGCAGCTGTTAGTGATCCATTTTAAAGTAACTTATCTTTTTTAGAATTTTGTATCCATGTATCAAAATGTAGAATATTTTTGTAAAACTAAACTTTCGGGTTAAGCTCATAGCACAGAATATCATTGCTGGTATGTTTTCCTGAAATGAAGCGCTGGTTTATTGTGAAGTGTATGACTGAAATTAGAAATGTTATTAAGTGGACGTCAAGCAAATATGTTAGAACTTAATTCTACTGTTTTAACATTGACTTTACCCAACCTGTATAACATAATACATGGCTAGgtttcttgtgtgtttgtttttttagtttagttttgttgtttctttttgtcttttaatgtcATGCATCTCAAATGGCACTTTGACTCATCCATTAACTGTAGATCAGGTTACAGCACAGTAGTGATGTTTCCAAGCATTCCATTCCTCTTGGGTGGGGGAGTTTAAGAGCACACGATGTTGCGGAAGAAGTGCGGAACAGTAATTCTTCTTGAAGCCATACCAACACAGAAAGCCAACCTGTGACTTCAGTTTCATGAATGTAAATTTTACCTCATGGTGTGGACAGGGAGTTTGCTCTACATCTAACATCGGACCAATTACAATTTTAGAGAACATATATTTTGAGGTAGAGGGGATGGGTGGGGTGGCAACAAACTGTCATTTGTATCACTGTACATTTGTCAGATTGTTTTGTCGTGGATTGTGGTgtaatttcatgttttcacGTCCAGTCGTTTCATTTTGAGCAATCCAGGATGCTCAGTCTGACTCTTCGATTAGCCACTTCCACCTGAAAAAAACCATGTGAAACATGAATTTAATCGTGGTGAAGATAGCACACAAATCTGTACACTATCGGTTTTGTCCTTCAGTCATGTAAATGAATATCCatgtatatttaaatgtgaaatatactGCAGGGGTATCTTGAATTTCAATTGTGATGCTTTCAACAGAACTTTGTGTGCCTTGATAACTTAACCgtttctctgctgtgtttattgGTGTTCCTTTTGTGCTATTTGGctctttgtcctttttattttctaggACTGTTTAACATTAGGACACTTTTCAGTGATTGAATCTTTAGttctaaacacaaacataaccATAGCCCAAAACCgataatattttagttttaacattttgtctTTGGAAATCCATTGCAAGATATCAGTAGTATTCTCCACATAATGTTGTGCAGCTTCACCAGTGAATTGTCAacttgtttgttgttattttccgttaaaaaaaatgttcatgccTCATGAGATTTGTACACGTGAGGTAAAAGGGACGTGACAATGGAGATTGTTTAATGGAGAGCTTTCTTGTGTTGATGTGCTTGTCAACATTACTATTGTTGCTGTGAAATGCTTGATCAAAAGGAGCAACCATGATGAATTAACTGTTAATTGCCAATAGTGTGAGCTGTATCTTGTGTGTAATCAGTTTGCTCACTTTTCCTAGTTCGCTTTCTATTTCACATTCTCCAACAGTTCTGTTGTATCCGTTCTGTGTAGCTTGAGCTTTAGTATCTAGCCTTATGACCCTGCAGTCGGGATAAAGGTCAACCCCAGTGTGTTATCATACATCTGAACTATTACTAACATGTACTTTGCCTTGGTCTGGACATTTGTATAATCTTCTGTTTATATCTGTAATCCTGCTGCTacattaaatgaattaataaaaatttaaatgtctttatttgcttcttttctcccCACTGTAAATTTTAGATTTGCTAGTTGTAAACAGTTCTGAAAGGTTTTTATATTAATCTCTTCaaacaaatattacatataAGTAAAGTTCCACATTGCAGTCTTATCTAAACAATTAATACACAGCAATCACATAACAAATCTGGCTTCAGGTATTTTGTATTGGCACAAATGCATTACTAGCATCTGGAAAACAGTTGGTCATAGTTTACTCGTTCTTCTATGTAGAATCTGTTGAAAGAAGGATAACGGATCCTCAGAGTCAAAACCAACATCAAATTTGGGTTTTTTCCTGAGCGCAAGAGCAGCAACCAGTATGGCCAACATGGCAGTCAGGCCCCATATCTGATACTGGCTTCCTGAGACAGGGtccacaaaatgaaaaaagtgcaACGTTCCCACCATCTCAGCAGCACCATAGGCAGTGTAGTGTTCTTCGCTGGTGAAGAAGTCTAGAGGGACTGTGAACACAGCACTGACCTCAGCTGGGTTTGGACAGGGGCAAAATGATTCATCTATGAAGCCAACCACCGGGGTCACCAACAGACCACTCTGTTAACAGAGATGAAGATGAAAGAGGGTGATGTGTGACAAAGAGATGGACCCAAAGCAGCTGATGCCCTGAAAGGAAAGAATATTTTTTACTGTCCTACCTTATTGATGATAGGGAACAGTCTACAGATCACATGAACATCATCAGGTGGTAGACCtatctcctcctctgcctctctcaaaGCTGTGTCCACATCATCTCTATCACTGGGGTCTCTCTTCCCACCAGGGAAACACACCTCACCAGCACTGGTCCTCAGctacagagacacacaagcCAGTCAAAAGTTAGATAGTAGAGACAGCATTAGTCCACCACCCAATTGACATCCATTCGGGTTACCTCTTTTGAACGCAGGGTCATCAAGGTGTGCAGCTCTCCATTCTTCACAAACAGTGGGATCAGCACTGAGGCTTTGGGTAGCACCGGTAGATAGGAGAACTTGTTTCCAATGTCAAACTGCTTTAAAATGGATATCGTCTCCTCTTTAATATGCATGGTTGCTGCTCGGTTTCAAATCAGAAACAGCTAAGTGGAGGACAGATACGAAAAAAACAGACGCACatttaatatacagtagaaGTCCGAACAAAACAAATTGGAAGCCAGCCTATATCCTATAAGTGAAAAATACTGATTGTCGGGTCCGACAGTCTTAAATAGTTTCATTCTGTTCtgtcatttcatttctgttaaCCAGTAAGTACATCAAGGCTATTAACAACTGGTTTGTAGTTTACCATAAAAGAAGTGTAAAAGGGCTGGAGCTGTCCCACGTACTTCACAAATTAAGGTGAAACGATAAGCTAAGCTTAGGCACAATGCTAATATTAATGTTAGTTATATATGGTAACTGGGATAACAAATGTCACTCTCGCTGTTGAGAAAATGTGTCAGGTGGTATTCGTATGATTTCCTGCATTATTTACCTGGTAACGAAAATTGTTCACACGACTGCTTGGTTACCgtttcatgaaaacaaaacctcCAAAACGATAATGTGACGTCACAGTAGGCGACGAGCTTCCGCGTTCGCACAATTAGCCAGTTAGCTGTCGAGGCACCGTAGTGACGAGTTTGACGTATTTATCTGTTTagagatatatgtatatatctttataatataatgcaaccgcaagggggcacaagccagtgtcttcgtgtgccagtcccaagtctggataaatgcagagggttgtgtcaggaagggcatccgacgtaaaacacatgccaaattaaaaatgcgaatcgtgaaaatgacttccataccggatcggtcggggcccgggttaacaacgaccgccaccggtgctgttgagctaCAGggaccggtggaaattggactactgttggtcaaagacgaagaaggggaggaggaaggtgtgttcgtaggcagagatagaagaggaaagctaagaatgtaggactgacagtagggactttgaatgttgggactatgacagggaaggctagagagttgattgacatgatgcagagaaggaaggtggacatactgtgtgtccaggagaccaggtggaaaggtagcaaggctagaagcttaggagcagggttcaagttgttctaccatggttcaggtaggaagagaaacggagtaggagttatcctgaaagaggagtttgtgaggaatgttctagaggtgaaaagagtatcagacaggttgatgagtctgaagctggaaattgaaggggtgatgttcaatgttgtgagtggttatgccccacaggtaggatgtgagttagaagagaaggagaaactctggagtgagttagatgaagtgatgcagagcatccccagaggtgagagagtggtgattggtgcagatttcaatgggcatgtagttgaagggaacagaggtgatgagaatgtgatgggcaggtttggtcttcaggacaggaacgcagaaggacagatggtggtagacattgcaaagaggatggaaatggctgtagtgaacactttcttccagaagaggcaggaacatagggtgacatataagagcggcggtagaagcactcaggtggactacatcttgtgtagacgttgtaatctgaaagagaccagtgactgtaaagtagtggtaggggagagtgtagccagacaacacaggatggtagtgtgtaaaatgacggtggtgaggaagatgacgaggacaaaggcagagcaaaggacgaagtggtggaagttgaaaaaggaagaatgtcgtgtagttttcagggaggagctgagacagactctgggtggtcaggaagtgctcc from the Siniperca chuatsi isolate FFG_IHB_CAS linkage group LG4, ASM2008510v1, whole genome shotgun sequence genome contains:
- the nfat5a gene encoding nuclear factor of activated T-cells 5a isoform X1 is translated as MPSDFISLLSSDLDLNSPKSLYSKESVYDLLPKELQLQPPSTQTDPPTMSQKSGGEAGPPPSAALASDATSSTSSPSASSSLAMGVLSTGPSTSPSDHLKVPQHLHSSGGDGAGDSEMQGMEGAVSTPSRGNSGANTATGDIVAGVLSGLGVQQPQSTPSKRRPVLSISPPPEDLFDDSQMSCQEEPTISGPPGPDSEHSSSMWADDSVSNFSLISSVSYNDNTEVPRKSRKRTPRQRPGPKPAPPEDSMDVFDADSAKAPHFVLSQLGTDKTSAMASSLESGTAVKGGSLSAQFPLKSDGKELKILVQPETQHRARYLTEGSRGSVKDRTQQGFPTVKLEGVTEPVVLQVFVANDAGRVKPHGFYQACRVTGRNTTACKEVDIEGTTVIEIPLEPSSDMTLAVDCVGILKLRNADVEARIGVAGSKKKSTRARLAFRVSIPQPDGSVLTLQVPSSPILCTQPAGVPEILKKSLHSCSVRGGDEVFIIGKNFLKGTKVIFQENIADDNSWQAEAKIDMDLFHQNHLIVTVPPFHNQSITSPVSVGILVMTNAGRSHDAQPFTYTPDSADNSNIQTVKTEGPSLVKTCIFDGQIKSISSERTDCSGQPSKRQEDTPMEVSSNPPPTDVFKPSPDPLVSVQQTLELSSSPHPGGESFQSPMPLQPEDVELPQAPPVFPSLESLSTIQKQDISPTTSFPVSGDTTIPPVTPEVPQQFLRDPQDSLPPESSNNSGGVVVVAMPQIATPSQPQPQHSQVPLFPQEGVAQLERAVRELQAGGNTTLQQVLEAAVAQQQLNSVLYSPTPSADSLQQHVQENMNSLRLGTTDNSLSTQQQLQIQQQQQQQQQQQQQIQQQFQQHQQLQQQQQILGNLQHQQQQQHLQQQQQQVLGNMQIQQQLILQPQDQQQLQQQQQIMENIQQQQQQLQQNQQQQVLNNLQLQDQQQQNQILTNLQQHQLQQQQQQQQNQALSNLQQQQQLQEQQVLENLQQHLQAELLQPQIHSSPQVQQPVSLLQQAGDLLTIQTSFPTQPPSHTSPPQQLFQSPRPLAETQGSQQQVQAALLQNTLTVLTSGSLNSEQQSTGSTLYLSPNPQPQQQQQQQLAFISSMETSNSQPQSVAMFQNQPQAQLSQMQQQSTPMEQQQSPQQNQQQPPQLPMGQQGSLFQSIPNHSQANPVPQNQLSQPQQTGLLLCTTDLNPQAIPPTLLFSTQTQGASPMGSISVGISQPDPAEPMSFQDQSSSGSNSTSTENQQQSLFQEQQPMQVGPSSSTIQSSQPVELFLPQTSLSSLQSTIGSQELNNQAPAPGATIFVVQGGVGVVANPGQQPPEQLFQTAVGGNVAPQGQANLFVFGIQNDSPQLLNSSGPTLPAQSQPQNSSHMQPLLDQAASSMPATMHSSLQNTLQAQMQTSLQNAMQTNTQTALQSSLQAAIETSLPTPMQTNLQTQIQSSLQNQLQASISASSNMDKIEDLLESLQKQ